From a single Lacerta agilis isolate rLacAgi1 chromosome 3, rLacAgi1.pri, whole genome shotgun sequence genomic region:
- the PXDN gene encoding peroxidasin homolog isoform X3 translates to MKRLRLDSNALHCDCEILWLADLLKTYAESGNAQAAATCEYPRRIQGRSVATITPEELNCERPRITSEPQDVDVTSGNTVYFTCRAEGNPKPEIIWLRNNNELSMKTDSRLNLLDDGTLMIQNTQETDQGIYQCMAKNVAGEVKTQEVTLRYFGSPARPSFVIHPQNTEVLVGESVTLECSATGHPQPRITWTKGDRTPLPSDPRITITPSGGLYIQNVEQEDGGEYACFATNSIDSIHATAFIIVQAVPQFTVTPQDRIVIEGQTVDFPCEAQGYPQPVIAWTKGGSQLSVDRRHLVLSSGTLRISRVALHDQGQYECQAVNIVGSQRVAVHLTVQPRVTPVFGNVPSDMTVVVGTNVQIPCSSQGEPEPVITWNKDGVQVTESGKFHISPEGFLTIRDVGPADEGRYECVARNTIGYSSVSMVLSVNVPDVSRNGDQFVASSIVEAIATVDRAINSTRTHLFDSRPRSPNDLLALFRYPRDPYTVEQARAGEIFERTLQLIQEHVQDGLMVDLNGTSYHYNDLVSPQYLNLIANLSGCTAHRRVNNCSDMCYHQKYRTHDGTCNNLQHPMWGASLTAFERLLKSVYENGFNLPRGIGANRRYNGHTLPMPRLVSTTLIGTETITPDDQFSHMLMQWGQFLDHDLDSTVAALSEARFSDGQHCSSVCTNDPPCFSIMVPPNDPRVRNGARCMFFVRSSPVCGSGMTSLLMNSVYPREQINQLTSYIDASNVYGSSDHEAQEIRDLASHRGLLRQGIVQRSGKPLLPFATGPPTECMRDENESPIPCFLAGDHRANEQLGLTSMHTLWFREHNRIATELLKLNPHWDGDTIYHETRKIVGAEMQHITYSHWLPKILGEVGLKMLGEYKGYNPNINSGITNEFATAAFRFGHTLINPILYRLDENFETIPQGHIPLHKAFFSPFRIVNEGGIDPLLRGLFGVAGKMRVTSQLLNTELTERLFSMARAVALDLAAMNIQRGRDHGVPPYHDFRVYCNLSSAHTFEDLKNEIKNPDIREKLGRLYGSPLNIDLFPALMVEDLIPGSRLGPTLMCLLSTQFKRLRDGDRLWHENPGVFTPSQLTQIKQASLARILCDNGDNITRVQRDVFRVAEFPHGYGSCDEIPKVDLRMWQDCCEDCRTRGQFNAFSYHFRGRRSLDFSFREDKPSKHMKMSKTSSTRENKFSNLTISSFDERKKAPVMNDFKEFVGDMQKTITDLRKQIKKLESRLSRTECTDEKGKSYSSNETWKKDPCTTCECKVGQITCYVESCPPNECATPVKLKGVCCPVCLKQTVSKENKL, encoded by the exons GCGTCTGGATTCAAATGCACTTCACTGTGACTGTGAAATACTGTGGCTAGCAGATTTGCTGAAGACATATGCAGAGTCTGGTAATGCACAAGCTGCGGCTACTTGTGAATATCCAAGGAGAATCCAGGGAAGATCAGTGGCCACAATAACACCAGAAGAACTTAACTGTG AGAGACCAAGAATCACGTCAGAGCCTCAGGATGTGGATGTTACCTCAGGGAATACCGTTTACTTCACTTGCAGAGCTGAAGGCAATCCCAAACCAGAAATTATTTGGCTTCGAAACAA TAATGAGCTCAGTATGAAGACGGATTCCCGTTTGAACTTGCTCGATGATGGCACGCTCATGATTCAGAACACTCAAGAGACTGACCAAGGCATTTACCAGTGCATGGCCAAAAATGTGGCAGGAGAAGTGAAAACTCAAGAAGTTACTCTACGCTACTTTGGTTCACCAG CTAGGCCAAGCTTTGTGATTCACCCCCAAAATACAGAGGTACTGGTTGGAGAAAGTGTCACCCTGGAATGCAGCGCAACTGGTCACCCCCAGCCACGTATCACATGGACTAAAGGGGACAGAACTCCTCTCCCAAGTGACCCTCGCATCACCATAACTCCGTCAGGAGGGCTTTACATCCAAAATGTGGAGCAGGAAGATGGTGGAGAATATGCCTGTTTTGCAACCAACAGCATAGATAGCATCCATGCAACTGCATTCATCATTGTGCAAG CTGTACCTCAGTTTACTGTGACTCCTCAAGACAGAATAGTAATTGAGGGACAAACTGTTGACTTCCCTTGTGAGGCACAGGGATATCCACAGCCAGTCATTGCCTGGACTAAAGGAG gaaGCCAACTTTCTGTAGACAGAAGGCACTTAGTCCTATCATCTGGAACACTGAGGATTTCCAGAGTTGCTTTACATGATCAAGGCCAGTATGAATGCCAAGCTGTTAACATTGTAGGATCTCAAAGAGTTGCTGTTCATCTGACCGTACAGCCTAGAG taacCCCTGTGTTTGGTAATGTTCCAAGTGATATGACAGTAGTAGTTGGCACAAATGTGCAGATTCCATGCAGTTCTCAAGGAGAGCCTGAGCCAGTAATAACATGGAATAAG GATGGTGTTCAAGTTACTGAAAGTGGAAAATTTCACATTAGCCCCGAGGGATTCCTTACCATTCGCGATGTTGGACCAGCAGACGAAGGCCGTTACGAATGTGTTGCAAGGAATACAATTGGATATTCTTCAGTTAGTATGGTACTAAGTGTAAATG TTCCTGATGTCAGTCGAAATGGAGATCAGTTTGTAGCAAGCTCAATTGTTGAAGCAATTGCTACTGTTGACAGAGCAATAAACTCAACCCGTACACATCTGTTTGACAG CCGTCCTCGTTCTCCAAATGATCTGCTGGCCTTATTTCGGTACCCAAGAGATCCTTACACTGTTGAGCAAGCAAGAGCTGGAGAAATATTCGAAAGAACATTGCAGCTAATTCAAGAACATGTGCAAGATGGTCTGATGGTTGACCTAAATGGAACAA GCTATCACTATAATGACCTTGTGTCTCCACAGTATTTGAATCTGATAGCTAACCTCTCAGGCTGCACAGCTCATAGGCGCGTGAATAACTGCTCAGATATGTGCTATCACCAGAAATACAGAACACATGATGGGACCTGCAATAACTTGCAGCATCCGATGTGGGGAGCCTCCCTAACAGCCTTTGAACGCTTGCTGAAGTCGGTCTACGAAAACGGATTTAATTTGCCAAGGGGCATTGGAGCTAACCGGCGTTATAATGGACACACGCTCCCAATGCCACGCTTGGTTTCAACTACACTGATCGGGACAGAAACAATAACCCCCGACGACCAGTTTAGCCATATGCTGATGCAGTGGGGCCAGTTCCTAGACCATGACCTGGACTCCACCGTTGCTGCTCTGAGCGAAGCCAGGTTTTCTGATGGCCAGCACTGCAGCTCCGTTTGTACAAACGACCCCCCGTGTTTCTCCATCATGGTGCCGCCCAATGACCCTCGGGTCAGGAACGGAGCGCGGTGCATGTTTTTTGTGCGTTCCAGCCCGGTGTGCGGAAGCGGTATGACTTCCCTTCTCATGAATTCGGTTTACCCACGAGAACAGATCAACCAACTGACTTCCTATATTGATGCATCCAATGTGTATGGCAGTTCGGATCACGAGGCACAAGAAATCAGAGACTTGGCAAGCCACAGGGGGCTTCTGAGACAGGGCATTGTGCAGAGATCTGGGAAGCCTCTTCTCCCATTTGCTACCGGCCCACCAACTGAATGTATGCGGGATGAGAATGAGAGCCCGATTCCTTGCTTCTTAGCCGGCGACCATCGCGCCAATGAACAGCTGGGACTCACCAGCATGCATACCCTGTGGTTCAGAGAACACAACaggattgccacagagttgctgaAACTCAACCCACACTGGGACGGCGATACAATTTATCACGAAACACGCAAGATTGTGGGTGCAGAAATGCAGCACATAACGTACAGCCACTGGCTGCCTAAGATTTTGGGAGAGGTAGGATTGAAGATGCTTGGCGAATATAAAGGTTACAATCCCAATATTAATTCTGGAATAACTAATGAATTTGCAACTGCCGCTTTTAGGTTTGGTCACACACTGATCAATCCCATACTGTATCGGTTGGATGAAAACTTTGAGACAATTCCACAAGGCCACATACCTCTTCATAAAGCGTTTTTCTCCCCGTTTCGGATTGTAAACGAAGGAGGCATTGATCCGCTTCTAAGGGGTTTATTTGGCGTCGCTGGTAAGATGCGTGTAACATCGCAGCTGCTCAATACGGAATTGACAGAGAGGCTTTTCTCCATGGCACGGGCGGTAGCATTAGATCTGGCCGCAATGAATATTCAAAGAGGTAGAGATCACGGAGTACCACCTTACCACGATTTTAGAGTTTACTGTAACCTTTCTTCGGCGCACACGTTtgaagatttgaaaaatgaaatcAAGAATCCTGACATCAGAGAGAAACTCGGGAG GTTATATGGTTCACCACTGAACATAGATTTGTTTCCTGCTCTTATGGTGGAAGATTTAATTCCTGGTAGCAGATTGGGACCAACACTGATGTGTCTCCTGAGCACACAGTTTAAGCGTCTCCGAGATGGGGACAG GTTATGGCATGAGAATCCAGGTGTGTTTACTCCATCGCAGTTGACTCAGATCAAGCAGGCATCCCTTGCCAGAATTCTATGTGACAATGGCGACAACATAACCAGAGTGCAACGTGATGTTTTCCGTGTGGCTGAGTTCCCACATGGATATGGAAGCTGCGATGAAATTCCTAAAGTAGATCTCAGGATGTGGCAAGATTGCTGTGAAG ACTGTAGAACTAGAGGACAATTCAATGCATTCTCTTATCACTTTCGAGGAAGACGTTCTCTTGATTTCAGTTTCCGTGAAGACAAGCCATCAAAGCACATGAAAATGTCAAAAACAAG TTCTACAAGGGAGAATAAATTTTCTAATCTCACCATCTCATCCTTTGACGAGCGCAAGAAAGCACCCGTCATGAATGACTTCAAAGAATTTGTTGGTGACATGCAGAAAACTATCACAGACCTCAGAAAACAG ATAAAGAAACTTGAATCACGGCTCAGTAGAACTGAATGCACTGACGAAAAGGGTAAATCTTATTCCAGTAACGAAACCTGGAAAAAAGACCCATGCACCACGTGCGAATGCAAA GTTGGCCAGATAACCTGTTACGTGGAATCGTGTCCACCGAACGAATGTGCAACACCTGTGAAGCTTAAAGGAGTTTGCTGCCCTGTCTGCTTAAAACAAACTGTTAGCAAAGAAAATAAGCTCTAA